A stretch of the Mycobacteroides immunogenum genome encodes the following:
- a CDS encoding APC family permease — translation MSSDIPVESKGLKGGALGLLSSVVVGLASTAPAYSLAATLGLIVASGGALLAGVKAPAIVLISFIPMYLIAVAYQELNKAEPDCGTTFTWASRTFGPIVGWLGGWGIIAADVICLANLAQVAGAYSFTFVGDLGWSAAAGLADSVLWSTVAGVIWIVIMTYICYRGIEVSARLQYWLLTVEVVVLIAFAVVALIKVYTHNAESYSLMPSLSWFWPGGMDFGTVIAPAVLTTIFIYWGWDTAVACNEESDDPGRTPGRAAVISTFLLLATYALVSVAAVAFAGVGTEGVGLGNQENAADVFKAIGPQLFGDSFVGHLGMLLLSASILTSASACTQTTILPTARTTLSMGVYKALPDSFASIHRTYLTPSTSTIAMGAVSIVFYVLFTVISTNLLTALIGSVGLMIAFYYGLTGFACAWFYRKRLSGSFRDLMMRGVMPLTGGVTLTVVFIYGLIQYAKPSWLIDDDGKNVTVFGVGAVAVVGVGALVLGVVLMLLWRVAAPPFFQGETLPRRSADLVLAPAAATTHFGLPDAVEAQQTVIAGDLSNLPEGEVAVNPQTGEEFTKD, via the coding sequence ATGAGTTCAGACATTCCGGTAGAGAGCAAGGGACTCAAGGGCGGAGCGCTGGGCCTGCTGTCCAGTGTGGTGGTTGGGCTCGCCTCCACCGCGCCGGCCTACAGTCTGGCCGCGACGCTCGGGCTGATCGTCGCCAGCGGTGGTGCGCTGCTCGCCGGGGTCAAGGCTCCCGCCATCGTGCTGATCTCGTTCATTCCGATGTATCTGATCGCGGTGGCCTATCAGGAGCTGAACAAGGCCGAGCCGGATTGCGGCACCACCTTCACCTGGGCCTCGCGCACCTTCGGGCCGATCGTCGGATGGCTGGGCGGCTGGGGCATCATCGCCGCCGACGTGATCTGCCTGGCCAACCTCGCCCAGGTCGCCGGTGCCTACTCGTTCACCTTCGTGGGCGACTTGGGGTGGTCGGCGGCGGCGGGGCTGGCCGACAGCGTGCTGTGGTCCACGGTGGCGGGCGTCATCTGGATCGTGATCATGACCTACATCTGTTATCGGGGTATCGAAGTGTCGGCCCGGCTGCAGTACTGGCTGCTCACCGTCGAGGTGGTGGTGTTGATCGCGTTCGCGGTGGTGGCGCTGATCAAGGTCTATACCCATAACGCCGAGAGTTATTCACTGATGCCGTCGCTGTCCTGGTTCTGGCCCGGCGGCATGGACTTCGGCACGGTCATCGCACCGGCGGTGCTGACGACCATCTTCATCTATTGGGGCTGGGACACCGCGGTGGCCTGCAACGAGGAATCGGACGATCCCGGACGCACGCCGGGGCGTGCGGCGGTCATCTCGACCTTCCTACTACTGGCCACCTACGCGCTGGTGAGCGTGGCCGCGGTGGCGTTCGCCGGTGTCGGCACCGAGGGCGTCGGTCTGGGCAATCAGGAGAACGCCGCCGACGTATTCAAGGCCATCGGTCCGCAACTGTTCGGCGACAGCTTTGTCGGGCATCTCGGGATGCTGCTGCTGTCCGCATCCATCCTGACGTCGGCCTCGGCCTGTACGCAGACCACGATCCTGCCGACGGCCCGGACCACCTTGTCGATGGGTGTGTACAAGGCGTTGCCGGATTCCTTCGCGTCGATTCACCGCACGTATTTGACGCCGTCAACGTCCACGATTGCCATGGGCGCGGTGTCGATCGTCTTCTACGTGCTGTTCACCGTGATCAGCACCAACCTGTTGACCGCGCTCATCGGTTCGGTGGGCCTGATGATCGCGTTCTACTACGGGCTCACCGGATTTGCCTGTGCGTGGTTTTACCGCAAGAGGCTGAGCGGCAGCTTCCGCGACCTGATGATGCGCGGTGTCATGCCGTTGACCGGTGGGGTCACCCTGACCGTCGTCTTCATCTACGGACTCATCCAATACGCCAAGCCCAGCTGGCTCATCGATGACGACGGCAAGAATGTCACCGTGTTCGGAGTCGGGGCCGTCGCCGTTGTCGGCGTAGGTGCCCTGGTGCTCGGGGTGGTGCTGATGCTGCTGTGGCGGGTGGCCGCTCCGCCGTTCTTCCAGGGTGAGACGCTGCCGCGGCGCAGTGCCGATCTGGTGCTGGCGCCCGCCGCGGCGACAACCCATTTCGGGCTGCCCGACGCGGTCGAGGCGCAGCAGACCGTCATCGCGGGTGATCTGTCGAATCTGCCGGAGGGAGAGGTGGCGGTGAATCCGCAGACGGGCGAGGAATTCACCAAGGATTAG
- a CDS encoding DoxX family protein encodes MTGHSDDPQVWRKPPELVDPEDDVPSATYGGDFETTAIPHYQAERLTSSHNVKEVGPLYDPAPLPYAEPATTQISSEAVHARHAAPWGTQDPTGDRRGTQDLGLLLLRVGVGAVLIAHGLRKVFGWWGGTGLSGFEATLGDRGFKYADILTYVGVTAELGAGVLLVLGLLTPLAGAAALAFMVNVLLSDMVSDKANRYAIFWPDGHEFELLMIVAIVAVILVGPGRYGFDAGRGWARRPFIGSFAAVVLGFGGAAAIWVFLNGTNPLA; translated from the coding sequence GTGACAGGTCATTCAGACGATCCGCAAGTGTGGCGCAAGCCGCCCGAACTGGTCGACCCTGAAGATGATGTGCCGTCGGCGACATATGGCGGCGACTTCGAGACCACGGCAATCCCGCACTACCAGGCGGAGAGGCTGACGAGCTCCCACAATGTGAAAGAGGTTGGACCGTTGTACGATCCAGCGCCGCTGCCCTATGCCGAACCTGCCACTACTCAAATTTCTTCCGAGGCGGTACACGCGCGCCACGCCGCGCCGTGGGGTACCCAGGACCCGACGGGTGATCGTCGCGGTACTCAGGATCTCGGACTGTTGCTGCTGCGTGTCGGGGTGGGCGCGGTGCTCATCGCCCATGGTCTGCGCAAGGTTTTCGGCTGGTGGGGCGGTACCGGGCTGAGCGGATTCGAAGCGACTCTCGGTGACCGTGGCTTCAAGTACGCCGACATCCTTACTTATGTCGGGGTGACGGCGGAGCTGGGCGCCGGGGTGCTGCTGGTCTTGGGCCTGCTGACCCCGCTGGCGGGTGCGGCCGCGCTGGCCTTCATGGTCAACGTGTTGCTGTCCGACATGGTGTCCGACAAGGCCAACAGGTATGCGATCTTCTGGCCCGACGGGCATGAATTCGAGCTGCTGATGATCGTCGCGATTGTCGCGGTGATCCTGGTCGGCCCTGGTCGGTACGGGTTTGACGCCGGCCGCGGCTGGGCCCGCAGGCCGTTCATCGGTTCCTTCGCCGCGGTGGTGCTCGGCTTCGGCGGCGCGGCCGCCATCTGGGTCTTCCTCAACGGGACGAACCCACTGGCCTAA
- a CDS encoding PQQ-dependent sugar dehydrogenase: MLIRSRPVTGPTNEPSGKKLLVGSMAAAAAAVTLLSGCVRFDPTQDQPFTEVPRRGVPQTTTTPPPPLPGKPFPKQCPADGVMQGCLEATSGLIMGSDGKTALVAERATGVVKEIATSAEPKIKTTIPVDPSGDGGLSDIVLSPSYQQDRLMYAYISTPTDNRVIRVADGDVPKDILTGIPKGPTGNAGSLAFTSPTTLVVQTGTGGNPGAANDPNSLAGKVIRIEQPTTVGQTPPTTAISGMGDGGAMCVDSANGALYVTDRAPAGDRLQKLTKDGKVSTVWTWPDKPGVAGCAALDSSVMVNLVFNQTTVVVRQNPETGAVTGDPEVLRQKEQHGHVRALKLSADGNVWGGSINKDFGTATDTEDVVFPLFPKGGGFPRANDDLD; this comes from the coding sequence ATGCTCATTCGCTCCAGGCCCGTGACGGGACCGACCAATGAGCCATCGGGGAAAAAACTGCTTGTTGGTTCGATGGCGGCGGCGGCCGCAGCGGTGACGCTGCTATCGGGTTGTGTCCGGTTTGATCCCACCCAGGATCAGCCCTTCACCGAGGTTCCCCGGCGCGGGGTCCCCCAGACCACGACCACCCCGCCGCCACCGTTGCCGGGTAAGCCGTTCCCCAAGCAGTGCCCCGCCGACGGCGTGATGCAGGGCTGCCTGGAAGCCACCAGCGGGCTCATCATGGGCAGCGATGGCAAGACCGCATTGGTCGCCGAACGCGCGACCGGTGTCGTCAAGGAGATCGCGACGAGCGCCGAGCCGAAGATCAAGACGACCATCCCCGTCGACCCATCCGGTGATGGCGGCCTCTCCGATATCGTGCTGTCCCCCTCGTATCAGCAGGACCGGCTGATGTACGCGTACATCAGCACCCCCACCGACAATCGCGTGATTCGCGTTGCCGACGGTGATGTGCCCAAGGACATCCTCACCGGAATACCCAAGGGCCCGACCGGCAATGCCGGATCGCTGGCGTTCACCAGCCCCACCACATTGGTGGTCCAGACCGGAACGGGCGGTAATCCTGGCGCGGCCAACGACCCGAACTCGCTGGCCGGCAAGGTGATCCGCATCGAACAACCCACCACCGTGGGTCAGACGCCGCCGACGACCGCGATCAGCGGCATGGGCGACGGTGGCGCCATGTGCGTGGATTCCGCCAATGGAGCGCTGTATGTCACCGACCGCGCACCCGCGGGCGACCGGCTGCAGAAGCTGACCAAGGACGGCAAGGTCTCGACGGTATGGACGTGGCCGGACAAGCCCGGTGTGGCCGGTTGCGCCGCACTGGACAGCTCGGTGATGGTGAACCTGGTGTTCAATCAGACCACGGTTGTGGTGCGCCAGAACCCCGAAACCGGTGCGGTCACAGGCGATCCCGAGGTGCTGCGACAGAAGGAACAGCACGGTCACGTGCGGGCGCTGAAGCTCTCGGCCGACGGCAACGTCTGGGGCGGCTCCATCAACAAAGACTTCGGGACCGCCACCGACACCGAGGACGTGGTTTTCCCACTGTTCCCGAAGGGCGGCGGATTCCCCCGCGCCAACGACGACCTGGACTAA
- the gatB gene encoding Asp-tRNA(Asn)/Glu-tRNA(Gln) amidotransferase subunit GatB has translation MTELLDYDDVLTRYEPVLGMEVHVELSTATKMFCGCPTTFGAEPNTQICPVCLGLPGSLPVVNEKAVESAIRIGLALNCEIAPWGRFARKNYFYPDQPKNYQISQYDEPIAFNGYLDVPLEDGTTWRVHIERAHMEEDTGKLTHIGSETGRISGATESLLDYNRAGVPLVEIVTKPIEGTGERAPEIARAYVTALRDLLRALDVSDVRMDHGSMRCDANVSLMPAGADEFGTRTETKNVNSLKSVEVAVRYEMRRQGAVLDAGEDVIQETRHFLEQDGSTSAGRRKETAEDYRYFPEPDLEPVAPSAELVEKLRGTLPELPWLRLGRIQQEWGISDEVMRDLINNGAVELVQATVAEGASSEDARSWWGNYLVQQANSREVELAELPITPTQVAAVVALIKDGKLSNKLARQVVDGVLAGEGEPEQVMNDRGLVVVRDDSVIQAAVDEALAANPDVAQKIRDGKVAAAGAIVGAVMKATKGQADAALVKDLVLKACGQS, from the coding sequence ATGACAGAACTGCTGGACTACGACGATGTGTTGACCCGATACGAGCCGGTGCTCGGCATGGAGGTTCACGTCGAGCTGTCCACGGCCACCAAGATGTTCTGCGGTTGCCCCACTACTTTCGGTGCCGAGCCCAACACTCAGATTTGCCCCGTCTGTCTGGGTCTGCCGGGCTCGCTACCGGTTGTCAACGAGAAGGCCGTCGAATCGGCGATCCGTATCGGGCTGGCGCTGAACTGCGAGATCGCCCCGTGGGGCCGGTTTGCCCGCAAGAACTACTTCTACCCGGATCAGCCGAAGAACTATCAGATCTCGCAGTACGACGAGCCGATCGCCTTCAACGGCTACCTCGATGTTCCGCTGGAGGACGGCACCACTTGGCGGGTGCACATCGAGCGCGCGCATATGGAAGAAGACACCGGCAAGCTCACGCACATCGGCAGCGAGACCGGCCGTATCTCCGGCGCCACCGAGTCCTTGCTCGACTACAACCGGGCCGGAGTGCCACTGGTCGAGATCGTCACCAAGCCCATCGAGGGCACGGGGGAGCGGGCTCCGGAGATCGCCCGCGCCTATGTGACGGCGTTGCGTGACCTGTTGCGGGCCTTGGACGTTTCCGATGTGCGGATGGATCACGGGTCGATGCGCTGCGATGCCAATGTGTCGCTGATGCCGGCCGGCGCCGACGAGTTCGGAACGCGCACCGAGACCAAGAACGTCAACTCGCTCAAGAGCGTCGAGGTGGCGGTGCGCTACGAGATGCGGCGCCAGGGTGCGGTTCTGGACGCGGGCGAGGACGTCATTCAGGAGACTCGACATTTCCTGGAGCAGGACGGCAGCACCAGCGCCGGGCGCCGCAAGGAGACCGCCGAGGACTACCGGTACTTCCCGGAGCCGGATCTGGAGCCCGTGGCCCCCAGTGCCGAGCTCGTCGAGAAGCTGCGCGGCACTCTTCCGGAACTGCCCTGGCTGCGTCTGGGCCGCATTCAGCAGGAGTGGGGCATCTCCGATGAGGTGATGCGCGACCTGATCAACAACGGGGCCGTCGAGTTGGTGCAGGCCACCGTCGCCGAGGGCGCCAGCAGTGAGGACGCCCGCTCCTGGTGGGGTAACTATTTGGTGCAGCAAGCCAATTCGCGTGAGGTCGAGCTGGCGGAGCTGCCCATCACACCCACCCAGGTGGCTGCCGTTGTCGCGTTGATCAAGGACGGCAAGCTGTCCAACAAGCTGGCCCGGCAGGTGGTCGACGGTGTGTTGGCCGGCGAGGGTGAGCCTGAGCAGGTGATGAACGATCGCGGCCTGGTCGTGGTGCGTGACGACTCGGTGATCCAGGCCGCTGTGGATGAGGCGCTGGCCGCCAACCCCGATGTCGCCCAGAAGATCCGTGATGGCAAGGTGGCGGCCGCGGGCGCCATTGTCGGCGCGGTGATGAAGGCCACCAAGGGGCAGGCCGACGCCGCACTGGTCAAGGACCTGGTACTCAAGGCCTGCGGCCAGAGCTGA
- a CDS encoding MmpS family transport accessory protein, translating to MESSITRVIGRVAMGAALCAGLQLSAPGTAFAATSIEFELSGTFGEGVMVGYNGPDGGYAVDTVGLPWSTSFDYDGDGQSLVFSGSHPGDDPGSVTCRVKVNGRVAVSRTDNAPRTAGHGAVCHLIRSGSGYVGN from the coding sequence ATGGAATCGTCAATTACGCGGGTAATCGGGAGGGTGGCGATGGGGGCGGCGCTATGCGCCGGTCTGCAACTGTCGGCGCCGGGTACGGCCTTTGCTGCCACCTCGATCGAGTTCGAGCTGTCGGGGACCTTCGGGGAGGGTGTGATGGTCGGCTACAACGGACCCGATGGCGGATATGCCGTCGATACGGTCGGCTTGCCCTGGTCTACGAGCTTTGACTACGACGGTGACGGACAGTCTCTGGTGTTCTCGGGTTCACACCCAGGGGACGACCCGGGCTCGGTGACGTGCCGGGTGAAGGTGAATGGCCGCGTCGCGGTGTCGCGCACGGACAACGCGCCGCGGACGGCCGGGCACGGCGCGGTCTGCCATCTGATCAGGAGCGGCTCGGGCTACGTCGGCAACTAG
- a CDS encoding ATP-dependent 6-phosphofructokinase, whose amino-acid sequence MRIGVLTGGGDCPGLNAVIRAVVRTCANRYNSQVVGFQDGWRGLLENRRIHLHNDDRNDRLLTKGGTVLGTARTNPEKLRAGLDQIKQTLDDNGIDVLIPIGGEGTLTAASWLADENVPVVGVPKTIDNDIDCTDVTFGFDTALTIATEAIDRLHSTAESHQRVMLVEVMGRHAGWIALHAGLASGAHMTLIPEVPYDVDEVCRLIKGRFQRGDSHFICVVAEGAKPAEGSMELRDGGIDEFGHQRFTGVAQQLGAEIEKRINKEVRTTVLGHVQRGGTPTPFDRVLATRFGVNAADAAHAGEYGVMVSLRGQDIGRVPLAEATRQLKLVPKNRYEDAAAFFG is encoded by the coding sequence ATGCGTATCGGAGTTCTCACCGGTGGCGGCGATTGCCCGGGCCTGAACGCGGTGATCCGCGCCGTGGTGCGAACCTGCGCCAACCGCTACAACTCGCAGGTTGTGGGCTTTCAGGACGGCTGGCGCGGACTGTTGGAGAACCGCAGAATCCATCTGCACAACGACGACCGCAACGATCGGCTGCTCACCAAGGGCGGAACGGTGCTCGGTACCGCGCGCACCAATCCGGAGAAGTTGCGCGCCGGATTGGATCAGATCAAACAGACCCTCGACGACAACGGGATCGACGTGTTGATCCCGATCGGCGGGGAGGGCACGCTCACCGCGGCCAGCTGGCTGGCCGACGAGAATGTTCCCGTCGTCGGGGTCCCCAAGACCATCGATAACGACATCGATTGCACCGATGTCACTTTCGGGTTCGATACCGCGTTGACCATCGCCACCGAGGCGATCGACCGGTTGCACAGCACGGCCGAGTCGCATCAGCGCGTGATGCTGGTGGAGGTGATGGGCCGGCATGCGGGCTGGATCGCGCTGCACGCGGGGCTGGCCTCGGGTGCGCACATGACGCTGATTCCCGAGGTGCCGTATGACGTGGACGAGGTCTGCCGGCTGATCAAAGGCCGGTTCCAGCGCGGGGATTCGCATTTCATCTGTGTGGTGGCAGAGGGTGCCAAACCTGCCGAAGGCTCAATGGAGTTGCGCGACGGCGGAATTGACGAATTTGGGCATCAGCGTTTTACCGGCGTCGCGCAGCAGCTGGGGGCGGAGATCGAGAAGCGCATCAACAAAGAAGTGCGCACCACGGTGCTGGGCCACGTGCAGCGCGGCGGCACTCCGACCCCCTTCGACAGGGTGCTCGCGACCCGGTTCGGCGTCAATGCCGCAGACGCCGCACACGCGGGGGAGTACGGGGTAATGGTGTCGCTGCGTGGGCAAGACATCGGGCGCGTGCCGCTGGCGGAAGCGACGCGGCAGCTCAAGCTTGTCCCCAAGAATCGCTACGAGGACGCCGCGGCGTTTTTCGGCTGA
- a CDS encoding carboxylesterase/lipase family protein — protein MASAPPRVVTKNGEIEGFVRRGVRRFRGIPYAEPPVGPLRLRSPRPAQPWEGVQRCKRFGAAPYQPKVFTPQKQRSEDCLTLNVVAPEQLPDGPLPVMFYIYGGGYFLGSTSSPPYEGSILARRGCVYVSANYRVGAWGAFDLSSLSDAEHTIEGNLYLRDLVLALQWVRDNIAAFGGDPGNVTIFGESAGGSAVETLMATPAAAGLFHRAIIQSTASGLAADAGRVAHDARRFAEILGAARDNAAATVMNASPRQLLRAQHRLIAEGGFPFGPSVDGSYLPKKPVEAIECGEAQRVPLIIGSNANEALLFTKAIKVMPLSEAEQLEILGRGGPGYRERITAAYAGYPSTQARLRLAGDMFFTSSVWRIARAHQQFAPVHVYQFDYAPWTVRVAGLAGSHATELPAVFGNYRGPAGPILAGSLTHRAASRVVDEVQQRWVAFARNGVPGQDWPLYLGPDWPVMIFDSAPRVEQNLGADRRAVWDGFTLSIPSRVPRAS, from the coding sequence ATGGCATCGGCGCCCCCACGTGTAGTGACGAAAAACGGTGAGATCGAAGGTTTCGTGAGGCGCGGCGTGCGGCGCTTTCGTGGCATTCCGTACGCCGAACCGCCAGTCGGGCCGCTGCGGCTGCGGTCGCCACGCCCCGCGCAGCCGTGGGAGGGGGTGCAGCGCTGCAAGAGATTTGGTGCTGCGCCCTACCAGCCCAAGGTCTTCACTCCGCAGAAACAGCGCAGTGAGGACTGTCTGACACTCAATGTGGTTGCGCCGGAACAGCTTCCGGATGGGCCACTGCCGGTGATGTTCTACATCTATGGCGGCGGCTATTTCCTTGGCAGCACCAGTAGCCCACCGTACGAGGGCTCGATCCTGGCACGGCGCGGGTGTGTCTATGTATCGGCGAACTATCGCGTGGGCGCGTGGGGCGCCTTCGACCTGTCGTCATTGTCCGATGCCGAGCACACCATCGAGGGCAACCTCTACCTGCGTGATCTGGTCCTCGCGCTGCAGTGGGTCCGCGACAACATCGCGGCCTTCGGGGGTGATCCCGGCAACGTCACCATCTTTGGTGAGAGCGCGGGCGGTAGCGCGGTCGAGACCCTGATGGCCACGCCCGCCGCGGCGGGGCTGTTCCACCGCGCCATCATCCAGAGCACGGCCAGTGGCCTGGCGGCGGACGCCGGCCGGGTTGCCCATGATGCCCGACGGTTCGCCGAAATTCTTGGTGCTGCTCGCGATAACGCCGCGGCGACGGTCATGAATGCCTCGCCCAGGCAGCTGCTGCGCGCACAGCACAGGTTGATCGCCGAGGGCGGGTTCCCGTTCGGACCGTCGGTGGACGGCAGCTATCTACCGAAGAAACCCGTCGAGGCCATTGAATGCGGTGAAGCGCAACGAGTTCCGTTGATCATCGGCAGCAACGCCAACGAGGCGCTGCTCTTCACCAAGGCGATCAAGGTGATGCCGCTGTCCGAGGCCGAACAGCTGGAGATACTCGGGCGCGGGGGTCCCGGTTACCGGGAACGGATCACCGCGGCCTATGCGGGTTACCCGTCGACGCAGGCGCGTCTGCGACTGGCCGGGGATATGTTCTTCACATCCTCGGTATGGCGCATCGCGCGGGCGCACCAACAATTCGCACCGGTGCACGTCTACCAGTTCGACTACGCGCCGTGGACGGTGCGGGTCGCCGGGCTGGCGGGGTCGCACGCTACCGAACTGCCGGCGGTGTTCGGTAACTATCGCGGACCGGCGGGTCCGATCTTGGCGGGCAGCCTCACCCACCGTGCGGCGTCGCGGGTCGTCGATGAGGTGCAACAACGTTGGGTGGCGTTCGCGCGCAATGGGGTTCCCGGCCAGGACTGGCCGCTCTATCTGGGCCCCGACTGGCCGGTAATGATCTTCGACAGCGCACCGCGAGTCGAGCAGAACCTGGGCGCCGACCGCCGCGCGGTATGGGACGGATTCACGCTGAGCATCCCGAGTCGCGTGCCGAGAGCTTCGTAG
- a CDS encoding response regulator transcription factor, whose product MDGSSHNAATVPAADYRALVVDDEVPLAEVVASYLKRESFEVHLAHDGRRALELAREVDPDVVILDIGLPGVDGIEVCRQLRVFSDAYVVMLTARDTEVDTIVGLSVGADDYVTKPFSPREVVARVRAMLRRPRRVPALSDELAPDLIPPRVFGALRINVDGREVHLGETPITLTRTEFDVLAALSSRPGIVLSRKQLLDAVWGDTWVGNDNIVDVHVGHLRQKLGDNPAQPRYVTTVRGVGYRMGSGS is encoded by the coding sequence ATGGACGGTTCTTCCCACAATGCCGCGACGGTGCCCGCCGCGGATTACCGGGCACTGGTGGTCGACGATGAAGTCCCGCTGGCGGAGGTCGTCGCAAGCTATCTCAAGCGAGAATCCTTCGAGGTTCACCTCGCTCATGACGGCCGCCGCGCACTCGAGCTGGCGCGCGAGGTCGATCCCGATGTGGTGATTCTCGATATCGGGCTGCCCGGTGTGGACGGCATCGAAGTCTGCCGGCAGCTCCGTGTCTTCTCGGACGCCTATGTGGTGATGTTGACCGCGCGAGATACCGAGGTGGACACCATCGTCGGCCTGTCGGTCGGAGCCGACGATTACGTCACCAAACCCTTCAGTCCACGGGAGGTGGTCGCGCGGGTGCGCGCCATGCTCCGGCGACCCCGCCGCGTGCCCGCACTGTCGGACGAATTGGCTCCGGATCTGATCCCGCCCCGCGTTTTCGGCGCGTTGCGCATCAACGTGGACGGCCGTGAGGTGCATCTGGGTGAAACACCAATTACTTTGACCCGCACAGAGTTTGATGTACTTGCCGCCCTGTCGTCCCGCCCGGGCATCGTGCTGAGCAGAAAGCAACTGCTCGACGCGGTATGGGGCGACACCTGGGTAGGAAACGACAACATCGTCGATGTCCACGTCGGGCACCTGCGCCAGAAACTGGGCGACAATCCGGCGCAGCCGCGCTATGTGACCACCGTGCGCGGTGTCGGCTATCGCATGGGATCCGGATCGTGA
- a CDS encoding HAMP domain-containing sensor histidine kinase, which translates to MTRPRYGIGLRLLVVNSLVVLAGIATTSVVAAIVGPPMFRRLMDQQVAPGAGNDHPYERAFRDATAMSIGFAVAVSALAALTLSWYLSHRVHRSATSLSQAASAVADGHYDIRVPPPRLGKEFDAVAAAFNKMAQRLGAVDEARRQMLADLAHEIRTPVAVLEAYMEAVEDGVQQLDQQTVATLRDQTRRLTRFSVDVNALSVAESRTTSIDARPVSPADLITTAAAAFAPRYQTKGVTLRAQGGDGLPEVWADPERIGQVLSNLLDNALRHTGPGGEVTVTAAAGAPGITLTVSDTGDGVPAEHLDKLFDRFYRADAARDRQHGGAGIGLSIARALVEAHGGHIEAHSAGHGSGTTFTVCLPRAADHPEGGDG; encoded by the coding sequence GTGACACGCCCTCGGTACGGCATCGGGCTGCGCCTACTGGTGGTGAACTCACTGGTGGTGCTGGCCGGAATCGCCACCACCAGTGTCGTCGCCGCCATCGTCGGGCCTCCGATGTTCCGCCGCCTGATGGATCAACAAGTAGCGCCCGGCGCCGGAAACGATCACCCCTACGAACGCGCGTTCCGCGACGCGACGGCGATGTCGATCGGGTTCGCGGTCGCGGTGTCGGCACTGGCCGCACTCACCCTGAGTTGGTATCTGAGCCACCGCGTGCACCGCTCCGCGACCTCACTGTCGCAGGCGGCATCCGCTGTCGCCGACGGGCACTACGACATTCGCGTACCGCCCCCACGGCTGGGCAAGGAATTCGATGCCGTCGCTGCGGCTTTCAACAAGATGGCGCAGCGGCTCGGCGCCGTGGACGAGGCACGCAGGCAGATGCTGGCCGACCTCGCCCACGAGATCAGAACCCCGGTCGCGGTGCTTGAGGCGTACATGGAGGCAGTGGAAGACGGTGTGCAGCAACTGGATCAGCAGACAGTTGCCACACTGCGGGATCAGACCCGCCGGCTGACCCGGTTCAGTGTCGATGTCAACGCACTGTCGGTCGCCGAGAGCCGCACCACATCGATCGACGCACGGCCGGTGTCCCCGGCCGACTTGATCACCACCGCGGCCGCCGCGTTCGCACCGCGCTATCAGACCAAGGGCGTCACGCTGCGTGCCCAGGGCGGCGACGGACTGCCCGAGGTGTGGGCCGACCCCGAGCGGATCGGTCAGGTATTGAGCAACCTGCTCGATAACGCCTTGCGCCACACCGGCCCAGGGGGCGAGGTCACCGTGACGGCGGCGGCCGGCGCCCCCGGTATCACCCTCACCGTCTCCGACACCGGCGACGGTGTGCCCGCCGAACATCTGGACAAGCTCTTCGATCGCTTCTATCGCGCGGACGCGGCCCGTGATCGACAACACGGCGGAGCGGGTATCGGGTTGTCCATCGCCAGGGCACTGGTGGAAGCGCACGGCGGGCACATCGAAGCGCACAGCGCGGGACACGGATCCGGCACCACATTCACCGTGTGCCTGCCCCGCGCGGCTGATCACCCCGAAGGCGGGGACGGCTAG